In the Calditerricola satsumensis genome, TGCAGGCGCTGGAGGAGCGGTTTCGCGAAAAAGGCGTGACGCAGATTGTCATCATGGTCAAGCAGGACAACGAGCAAGCCATTCCCTTCTACGAATCTCTGGGCTACGAGGTGCAACAGCTCGTGACCCTGTCGAAGCGCATTGAACAGCCACTGGGTGAGGCAAGGAGTTGACGCGGGTGAAAGTGCCACGGCCAGGAACCGTGATCACCATCGAAAGCTACAAACATGACGGCACGCGCCATCGCACGTGGGACAAGACGCTGGTGTTGCACAACGGCCGTCGTCTGATCGGCGGCAATGACCGGGTGCTGGTGACCGAGGCCGACGGTCGGCAGTGGATTACGCGGGAACCGGCCATTTGCACGTTTACGCGCGGGGATTGGTTTAACACCATTGCCATGTTACGGGAAGACGGCGTGTACTATTACTGCAACCTCGGTTCGCCCTTCCGGTGGAAGAACGGCGTGTTGACGTACATCGACTATGATCTCGATGTCAAGGTGTATCCCGATTTCACGTACGTCGTGTTGGATGAGGACGAGTTTGAGGAAAACCGGCGGCGCATGGGGTATCCCGATGCCGTCGTCCGCCACGTGTACCAAGGGTTGCGGCGGCTGAAGCAGCTGATCCATCACCGCAAGGGCCCGTTTCAGCCCGGTTATGTCGAAAAGTGGTTTGCGCGCTATCTCGCGCACCTGAGTGGCGTGGACCGCGACTCCTTACCGAGAACGTAAGGAGTTTTTTATTTTGCGGCTCGGCTCTTCCTCCGGGCGGGAGTGGGCGAGGTAGCTGTCGATCAGCCGGTCGACGTGATCGAGGCGTTCCGCATACTCCAGCAGCAGCCCCAGGAGGAGAAACAGCGGCTGTTCGGCTTTCCCGTTTCCCTGTGCCGCGGCGTTTTGGTAGCGGGTGATGGCTTCGTGAAGCAACTGGCGGCTGCCGCGGTGGACATGGACGGGGATTTCGTGCGGGTAATGGGACCGTACGACACCGGCCCATTTGAGCAGGATTTTTTCGTGGTACGCCGCCATGGCCTCAAGCTGGTTGTCCATCAGGCGGGCCAACTCGGGATCGCGGTGGGCGATGTCGGGCACGTACCGTTCCGCGGCCCGCAGCAGGTCGAAGGCGTGGCGGCATGCCTCGATCATTTCCTTGTACAGGACCAGCCGGCGCTGTTTGGCGTAGCGATGGCGCAAGGGGGGAACGCGCTCTTCTTGGAACAAGCAGTAGAGCCGGTTCAGTTCCGAGAGTTGTTGCTCCAATTCTTTGCTGCGCGCGCGAAAGGCTTTGCTCTTCATGTCGTTTTCCATCACGACGCGCAACAAGACGAGGATGGCTTCCGTGGTCTCTTGCAACGCCTGGCGCAGTCGGGTTTCGTGCTGGGGCGGAAGAAAGACCAGGTTGACGAAGATGGAGGAGAAAACGCCGATCAGGATGAGAAACAAGCGTTCCGCGGCCGTTTCCAGAAAGTTGTCGGTCGGGCTGTCCATGATGAAAATGACGGCAACAAGGGCCAGGGGAATGGTCGTTTCCAGTCGCAATTGCAGGCCGAGGGCAATGACGAGGATGACGACAAGGGCGATCACGAAGGGTTGGGAGCCGAACAGGAGGGCGGCGGCAACGGCCAGGGCGGCCCCCATCAAGTTGGCCTGGAGCAATTCCAAAATGTTTTGCCATGACCGCTGCAGCGACGGCTGGACGGAAAGGGCCGCCGTGATGCCGGCGATGGCCCCGCTTCCGGGAACCCACCATTCCCCGAGGTAGAGGGCCAACATGACAGCGAAGGCGGTTTTCACCATGCGCGCGCCGATCCGCATGGCGGATGCTCCTTTCCCCAAAGGGTCGGTCACCGGTAGTTTACAGCTTACCCGAATGCTTGACAAGGATATGTCTTCCATTTTTATAATGAGACAAAACGTCCAATTTCTATTTTTTCGATGTTGTCGCGATTGAAATGGAGGAAAGGAACGAAAGAGGCGACGCGTATGAATAAGGAACAAATTGGAAATGAGGGGGGGGGTATTCTTTTCCATCTCCTCTACACTCCTCCAGTCGTTTAAGCGGGTGATGGAGCTGTATCCCCTCACGCACTGGTATCAGCCCATCTATCGCTTGGATACGTGGACCGTTTTGGGATACGAAGCGCTGTTGCGTCCCCTGTTGCGGCAGGAAGCGTCGCCGACGCTTCTGTTTGATGAGGCCACTCGGCATGGCCACCGCGCCGCTCTGGATTGCGTGTCGCTGTGGAAGGCATGGGAAACGGCGCAATTCACATCGGTCTACCTGTTTATGAACGTGTTTCCGAACACGCTGATGGAACCCGATTTCCTCCAATGGTGGGATCAGTACATGGCCCCTTCCCCCTCGCTCGTCTTGGAGCTCAGCGAGCAGGAGGCGGTTGCCGATTGGGCGGCGCTTCGCCGCGTGGTGGACGCGCTGCGCCGGCGCGGGGTACGGTTTGCCGTCGACGAC is a window encoding:
- a CDS encoding DUF402 domain-containing protein; this encodes MKVPRPGTVITIESYKHDGTRHRTWDKTLVLHNGRRLIGGNDRVLVTEADGRQWITREPAICTFTRGDWFNTIAMLREDGVYYYCNLGSPFRWKNGVLTYIDYDLDVKVYPDFTYVVLDEDEFEENRRRMGYPDAVVRHVYQGLRRLKQLIHHRKGPFQPGYVEKWFARYLAHLSGVDRDSLPRT
- a CDS encoding FUSC family protein, giving the protein MRIGARMVKTAFAVMLALYLGEWWVPGSGAIAGITAALSVQPSLQRSWQNILELLQANLMGAALAVAAALLFGSQPFVIALVVILVIALGLQLRLETTIPLALVAVIFIMDSPTDNFLETAAERLFLILIGVFSSIFVNLVFLPPQHETRLRQALQETTEAILVLLRVVMENDMKSKAFRARSKELEQQLSELNRLYCLFQEERVPPLRHRYAKQRRLVLYKEMIEACRHAFDLLRAAERYVPDIAHRDPELARLMDNQLEAMAAYHEKILLKWAGVVRSHYPHEIPVHVHRGSRQLLHEAITRYQNAAAQGNGKAEQPLFLLLGLLLEYAERLDHVDRLIDSYLAHSRPEEEPSRKIKNSLRSR
- a CDS encoding EAL domain-containing protein yields the protein MRGGVFFSISSTLLQSFKRVMELYPLTHWYQPIYRLDTWTVLGYEALLRPLLRQEASPTLLFDEATRHGHRAALDCVSLWKAWETAQFTSVYLFMNVFPNTLMEPDFLQWWDQYMAPSPSLVLELSEQEAVADWAALRRVVDALRRRGVRFAVDDIGVGYASLRYWLELEPEFLKLDRYFTHRLAHDAQKQRVVSGLLYMLDGTPTQLIVEGLEEPEDLAAAKYLGVPLGQGFLLGHPAPLAGAGRRKTRPG